In Nocardia asteroides, a single genomic region encodes these proteins:
- a CDS encoding phosphotransferase family protein, translating to MSGIDTARLATWLDEAGIGTGAPLEVAELSGGAQNEIYELRRGEHHSVLRIPPATAPPERDKGILREWRITAALDGTDVPHAAGVAVCADPAVLGRAFYLMGHIDGWSPMDHRAGLPEPFDRDPADLAYRLVEGVALLSTVDWRARGLGDLGRPDGFHDRQVQRWTGMFERIRGRDLDGMDTATSWLNAHRPLDFVPGLMHGDYQWANVMFAHGGPARLAAIVDWEMGTIGDPKLDLAWALKDWPEDTSAPEAATAGYLDVRGMPSRDQLVARFAEVSGRQVDDLDYYLILARWKLAIVLEQGYQRAGDNPKLLAFGEIVPKLMRGAAELAESTGYR from the coding sequence ATGAGCGGCATCGACACGGCGCGGCTCGCCACCTGGCTGGACGAGGCCGGGATCGGCACCGGCGCCCCGCTCGAGGTCGCCGAGCTCTCCGGCGGCGCGCAGAACGAGATCTACGAACTCCGCCGCGGCGAGCACCACAGCGTGCTGCGCATCCCGCCCGCCACCGCCCCGCCCGAGCGGGACAAGGGCATCCTGCGCGAATGGCGGATCACCGCCGCGCTGGACGGCACCGACGTCCCGCACGCCGCCGGCGTCGCGGTCTGCGCCGACCCGGCCGTGCTCGGCCGCGCCTTCTACCTCATGGGCCACATCGACGGCTGGTCACCGATGGACCACCGCGCGGGGCTGCCCGAGCCCTTCGACCGAGACCCGGCCGACTTGGCCTACCGCCTGGTCGAAGGCGTCGCGCTGCTCTCCACCGTGGACTGGCGGGCCCGCGGCCTCGGCGACCTCGGCAGACCCGACGGCTTCCACGACCGCCAGGTGCAGCGCTGGACCGGCATGTTCGAGCGGATCAGGGGCCGCGACCTCGACGGCATGGACACCGCCACCAGCTGGCTGAACGCGCACCGCCCGCTCGACTTCGTCCCCGGACTCATGCACGGCGACTACCAGTGGGCCAATGTCATGTTCGCGCACGGCGGCCCCGCCCGGCTCGCGGCGATCGTGGACTGGGAGATGGGCACCATCGGCGACCCCAAGCTCGACCTGGCCTGGGCGCTGAAGGACTGGCCCGAGGACACCAGCGCGCCGGAGGCAGCCACCGCGGGCTACCTCGACGTGCGCGGCATGCCCTCGCGCGACCAGCTCGTCGCCCGCTTCGCCGAGGTCTCCGGGCGGCAGGTCGACGACCTGGACTACTACCTGATCCTGGCCCGCTGGAAACTCGCCATCGTGCTGGAGCAGGGCTATCAGCGCGCGGGTGACAACCCGAAGCTGCTGGCGTTCGGCGAGATCGTGCCGAAGCTCATGCGGGGCGCGGCCGAGCTGGCGGAGAGCACCGGCTACCGCTGA
- a CDS encoding tautomerase family protein, whose amino-acid sequence MPLLRVTLTPGAFDDAQKARLAAALTDASCRAESLPDDPGSRMGSLVLVEELAPGSFYSAGHPADAAVAGVFIDWQVSAGVLDGARKARFAAELQAAAKAARDGDDGRLVVTSCVIHEVPEGQWAQNGAIRRLPEITARARFEHLTALIDQR is encoded by the coding sequence ATGCCCCTGCTGCGAGTGACGCTGACCCCCGGCGCTTTCGACGACGCGCAGAAGGCGCGGCTGGCGGCCGCGCTCACCGATGCCTCGTGCCGCGCCGAGTCGCTGCCCGACGACCCGGGCAGCCGGATGGGCTCGCTGGTGCTGGTCGAGGAGCTCGCCCCCGGCTCCTTCTACTCCGCCGGGCACCCGGCCGATGCCGCGGTGGCGGGGGTCTTCATCGACTGGCAGGTCAGCGCCGGGGTGCTGGACGGCGCCCGCAAGGCGCGCTTCGCCGCCGAACTCCAGGCCGCGGCGAAGGCGGCCCGCGACGGCGACGACGGGCGGCTGGTGGTCACCTCGTGCGTGATCCACGAGGTGCCGGAGGGGCAGTGGGCGCAGAACGGCGCGATCCGGCGGCTGCCGGAGATCACCGCCCGCGCCCGCTTCGAGCACCTCACCGCGCTGATCGATCAGCGGTAG
- a CDS encoding GlxA family transcriptional regulator, whose amino-acid sequence MIGIDLLVLDGASASAVGSTVDVVSAANRILGEPTFDLRFVAPEPEVRVRGGLTALARPLARARPRDIVVVPGLGAADGAEITARLAAPDIAIAGQWLTRAHARGAEIAASCTAVFVLGAAGLLAGRRCVTTWWLGAELARLAPGAEVVLDDMVLVDGPIRTAGAAFAHIDLMLAIMRAHGGAALTDELAARLVVDQRASQASFLIPSHLAARDDAVAALESFVRAHPEHPHTLESLAGHCNLSPRTLARRTGSAAGLSPMQLVARVRLRHALHLLRTTDRPLAEVAAAVGLADPATLHRLVKRHTGRAPGALRPAAKHGVAAG is encoded by the coding sequence ATGATCGGAATCGACCTGCTCGTGCTCGACGGCGCGAGCGCGAGCGCGGTCGGCAGCACCGTCGACGTGGTCTCGGCCGCCAACCGCATCCTCGGCGAGCCCACCTTCGACCTGCGCTTCGTCGCACCCGAGCCGGAGGTCAGGGTGCGCGGCGGGCTCACCGCCCTTGCCCGGCCCCTCGCCCGTGCCCGGCCGCGCGACATCGTCGTCGTCCCCGGCCTCGGCGCCGCCGACGGCGCGGAGATCACCGCCCGCCTCGCCGCCCCCGATATCGCGATCGCGGGGCAGTGGCTCACCCGGGCGCACGCGCGCGGCGCGGAGATCGCCGCCTCCTGCACGGCGGTCTTCGTCCTCGGCGCGGCCGGGTTGCTCGCCGGCCGCCGCTGCGTCACCACCTGGTGGCTCGGCGCCGAGCTCGCCCGGCTCGCGCCCGGCGCCGAGGTCGTGCTCGACGACATGGTGCTGGTCGACGGCCCGATCCGCACCGCGGGCGCCGCCTTCGCCCACATCGACCTGATGCTGGCGATCATGCGGGCGCACGGCGGCGCCGCGCTCACCGACGAACTCGCCGCCCGGCTGGTGGTCGACCAGCGCGCCTCGCAGGCGAGCTTCCTCATCCCCTCGCACCTCGCGGCCCGCGACGACGCCGTCGCCGCGCTGGAATCCTTCGTCCGCGCGCACCCCGAGCACCCGCACACCCTGGAATCGCTGGCCGGGCACTGCAACCTGAGCCCGCGCACCCTCGCGCGCCGCACCGGCTCCGCCGCCGGGCTGAGCCCGATGCAGCTGGTCGCGCGGGTCCGGCTGCGGCACGCGCTGCATCTGCTGCGCACCACCGACCGCCCGCTCGCCGAGGTCGCGGCCGCCGTCGGCCTCGCCGACCCGGCCACGCTGCACCGGCTGGTGAAGCGCCATACCGGCCGAGCGCCGGGCGCCTTGCGGCCGGCGGCGAAACACGGGGTCGCGGCGGGGTAG
- a CDS encoding TetR/AcrR family transcriptional regulator C-terminal domain-containing protein produces MSEGTGVPRRPGRPAKLSRERIVAAASELPLDSLTMQGVADRLGVDRKALNYYVSDRAGLLQLLALNAFETEIAGLRFGPETGWPELLRLCAAAMRAAYLQVGGLISAIDFGAVRGNDALGTVERILTRLIEAGFTSREAGRTLTLLADIARAAAYETLENTGGPPEPQAHNVVHALAGAGGEQFPALRRIAAERDAVRDRGVQFEFDLDVVLAGLAARLRDRATS; encoded by the coding sequence ATGAGCGAGGGGACGGGGGTACCGCGGCGGCCCGGGAGACCGGCCAAGCTGAGCCGGGAGCGGATCGTCGCCGCGGCCTCGGAGCTGCCGCTCGACTCGCTGACCATGCAGGGGGTCGCCGACCGGCTCGGCGTCGACCGCAAGGCGCTGAACTACTACGTCAGTGACCGGGCCGGGCTGCTGCAGCTGCTCGCGCTGAACGCCTTCGAGACCGAGATCGCCGGGCTGCGGTTCGGGCCCGAGACCGGGTGGCCGGAGCTGCTCCGGCTCTGCGCGGCGGCGATGCGGGCGGCGTATCTCCAGGTGGGTGGGTTGATCTCGGCGATCGACTTCGGCGCGGTGCGTGGCAACGACGCGCTCGGCACCGTCGAGCGCATCCTCACCCGGCTGATCGAAGCCGGGTTCACCTCGCGGGAAGCGGGGCGGACGCTGACGCTGCTCGCCGACATCGCGCGCGCCGCTGCCTACGAGACGCTGGAGAACACCGGCGGGCCGCCGGAGCCGCAGGCGCACAATGTGGTGCACGCGCTGGCCGGGGCGGGCGGCGAGCAGTTCCCGGCGCTGCGCCGGATCGCCGCCGAGCGCGATGCGGTGCGCGACCGGGGTGTGCAGTTCGAGTTCGACCTGGATGTCGTCCTCGCCGGGCTCGCCGCCCGCCTGCGCGACCGCGCGACATCCTGA
- a CDS encoding ABC transporter substrate-binding protein, translating to MTARLRAAAVLGAAALLMLTGCGRSGEPEREAAGTPTVAAEFGDLGAVCSEGSPTKATGRGVTAESITVGVVSDLGFTKNPEFNDAAKVFVDWCNDHGGIAGRRLELKVRDTRLTEVKQRMLESCRDDFALVGGGAGLDSLGVKDRLSCLLPSFPAQVAQPGSVGADLEVSASPTTLPRHDIYTGFRQWLLDAYPGSKDKIGYVSADSPVSKILGDKGKESFEALGAQIVYDDRYPIAGVPDWTPFAQAIKDKDVRGLVFNGEPRQLVKLEEALTGIGYRPDWIDATNNNYSAGFLEGLGKSVEFQNNVADLGGVSPIEDGAAVPVMAQVRELFAAYAPETEPSFPQLRSLSAWLLFARSAASCGDDLTPRCVYEAATAEKAWTAGGLQAPIDLTDRDGTSVCFNIEQATPDGWKPADFRPDTGPYRCDVRPYAFRSDYGAPLTLGDVGKSMADLR from the coding sequence ATGACCGCCCGGCTGCGCGCGGCCGCCGTGCTCGGCGCGGCCGCGCTGCTGATGCTCACCGGGTGCGGGCGCTCCGGTGAGCCGGAGCGCGAAGCGGCCGGAACTCCGACGGTCGCCGCGGAATTCGGCGATCTCGGCGCGGTCTGTAGCGAGGGATCGCCGACGAAGGCGACCGGGCGCGGGGTCACCGCGGAGAGCATCACCGTCGGGGTCGTCAGCGATCTGGGGTTCACCAAGAATCCGGAGTTCAACGACGCCGCGAAGGTCTTCGTCGACTGGTGCAACGATCACGGCGGCATCGCCGGGCGGCGGCTCGAGCTGAAGGTGCGCGACACCAGGCTCACCGAGGTCAAGCAGCGCATGCTGGAGTCCTGCCGCGACGACTTCGCGCTGGTCGGCGGTGGCGCCGGGCTGGACTCGCTCGGTGTGAAGGACCGGCTCTCCTGCCTGCTGCCGAGCTTCCCGGCCCAGGTGGCGCAGCCCGGCAGTGTCGGCGCCGATCTCGAGGTGAGCGCCTCCCCCACCACGCTGCCCCGGCATGACATCTACACCGGCTTCCGGCAGTGGCTGCTCGACGCCTACCCGGGCTCGAAGGACAAGATCGGCTACGTCAGCGCCGACTCCCCGGTCTCCAAGATCCTCGGCGACAAGGGCAAGGAGAGCTTCGAGGCGCTCGGTGCGCAGATCGTCTACGACGACCGCTACCCCATCGCCGGTGTGCCGGACTGGACCCCGTTCGCCCAGGCGATCAAGGACAAAGACGTGCGCGGGCTGGTCTTCAACGGCGAGCCGCGGCAGCTGGTGAAGCTGGAGGAGGCGCTCACCGGGATCGGTTACCGGCCGGACTGGATCGACGCCACCAACAACAACTACAGCGCCGGGTTCCTGGAAGGGCTGGGTAAATCGGTGGAGTTCCAGAACAATGTCGCCGATCTCGGGGGCGTCAGCCCGATCGAGGACGGGGCAGCCGTTCCGGTCATGGCGCAGGTGCGCGAGCTGTTCGCCGCATACGCGCCGGAGACCGAGCCGAGCTTCCCGCAGCTGCGCTCGCTCTCGGCCTGGCTGCTCTTCGCCCGCTCGGCCGCGAGCTGCGGTGACGACCTCACGCCGCGCTGCGTGTACGAGGCCGCCACCGCCGAGAAGGCTTGGACCGCAGGCGGTTTGCAGGCCCCGATCGATCTCACCGACCGCGACGGCACCTCGGTGTGCTTCAACATCGAGCAGGCGACCCCGGACGGCTGGAAGCCCGCCGACTTCCGCCCGGACACCGGGCCGTACCGCTGCGATGTGCGGCCGTACGCCTTCCGCAGCGACTACGGCGCGCCCCTGACGCTCGGCGATGTCGGGAAATCCATGGCCGACCTGCGGTGA
- a CDS encoding dihydrodipicolinate reductase, which produces MSAKSYRVVQWTTGNVGKSSVKALLAHPGLELVGCYAWSPDKAGRDVGELVGVDPVGVTATNDVKALLALEPDCVVYNPMWIDVAELEQILASGANVVTTASFITGHNLEAGRARLEEAARRGGSTLFGSGVSPGFAQLLAIVAANACNRVDKVSIAEQADTTFYDSPATERPVGFGTAIDDPALAGMAEKGTAVFAEAVRLLADSLGAELDEIRCVAEYAQTTEDLDLGSWTIEKGCVAGVFVSWQGIVAGKTVVDLNVRWRKGQTLDPDWKLDGDGWKITVDGLPTVTMNVGFLPPPDFVGETIADFMVLGHVMTAMPPIHAIPAVVQARAGIATYTDLPLTLPRGILSAR; this is translated from the coding sequence ATGTCGGCCAAGAGCTACCGGGTCGTGCAGTGGACGACCGGCAATGTGGGCAAGAGTTCGGTCAAGGCGCTGCTCGCGCACCCCGGGTTGGAGCTGGTCGGCTGCTACGCGTGGTCGCCGGACAAGGCGGGCAGGGACGTCGGTGAGCTGGTAGGGGTGGACCCGGTCGGTGTCACGGCCACCAATGACGTGAAGGCGCTGCTGGCGCTGGAGCCGGACTGCGTCGTCTACAACCCGATGTGGATCGATGTCGCCGAACTCGAGCAGATCCTGGCCTCCGGCGCCAATGTGGTGACGACCGCGTCGTTCATCACCGGCCACAACCTGGAGGCCGGCCGGGCCCGGCTCGAAGAGGCCGCACGCCGCGGCGGCTCCACCCTCTTCGGCTCCGGGGTGAGCCCGGGGTTCGCGCAGCTGCTGGCGATCGTGGCGGCCAATGCCTGTAACCGGGTGGACAAGGTGTCCATCGCCGAGCAGGCCGACACCACCTTCTACGACTCCCCCGCCACCGAGCGCCCGGTCGGCTTCGGCACCGCCATCGACGATCCCGCGCTGGCGGGCATGGCCGAGAAGGGCACCGCGGTCTTCGCCGAGGCGGTCCGGCTGCTCGCCGACTCGCTCGGCGCCGAGCTGGACGAGATCCGCTGCGTCGCCGAGTACGCGCAGACCACCGAGGATCTCGACCTCGGCTCCTGGACCATCGAGAAGGGCTGCGTCGCTGGCGTTTTCGTGAGCTGGCAGGGCATCGTCGCCGGGAAGACGGTGGTCGACCTGAACGTGCGGTGGCGCAAGGGCCAGACCCTGGACCCGGACTGGAAGCTCGACGGCGACGGCTGGAAGATCACCGTCGACGGCCTCCCCACCGTGACCATGAACGTCGGCTTCCTGCCGCCGCCGGACTTCGTCGGCGAGACCATCGCCGACTTCATGGTGCTCGGCCACGTCATGACCGCCATGCCGCCCATCCACGCCATCCCCGCGGTGGTGCAGGCGCGGGCCGGGATCGCCACCTACACCGACCTCCCGCTGACCCTGCCGCGCGGCATCCTGAGCGCCCGATGA
- a CDS encoding nuclear transport factor 2 family protein, whose translation MDGSTGWREILAITALKAQYCRYLDTKRWDEWRALFTDGFVSDTSAAGGQIITGADDFVAYIRATLGDGKVTVHQVHNPEIDLTSATTATGVWALHDVVHLGPGLDLHGYGHYHETYEKHGAAWRIATSTLTRVREDIRTPLVSVRMSARLRDAGAALARRRGL comes from the coding sequence ATGGACGGGTCGACGGGGTGGCGCGAGATTCTCGCGATCACCGCACTCAAGGCACAGTACTGCCGCTACCTCGACACCAAGCGGTGGGACGAGTGGCGCGCGCTGTTCACCGACGGCTTCGTCAGCGACACCTCGGCGGCGGGCGGGCAGATCATCACCGGCGCCGACGATTTCGTCGCCTACATCCGGGCCACCCTCGGCGACGGCAAGGTCACCGTGCATCAGGTGCACAACCCGGAGATCGACCTCACCTCCGCCACCACCGCGACCGGGGTGTGGGCACTGCACGACGTGGTCCACCTCGGCCCCGGTCTCGACCTGCACGGCTACGGCCACTACCACGAGACCTACGAGAAGCACGGCGCCGCCTGGCGCATCGCCACCTCGACGCTCACCCGGGTCCGGGAGGACATCCGGACCCCGCTGGTCTCGGTGCGGATGTCCGCGCGGCTGCGCGATGCGGGCGCCGCCCTCGCCCGCAGGCGCGGACTATGA
- a CDS encoding NAD-dependent epimerase/dehydratase family protein translates to MSTVLVTGAFGQIGALCTELLLARGHTVVGMDLRTDATETAAARLGGALIPSFVDLLDRDAVHAVVAEHRPSAIVHLAAVYSPISYRAPARARRVNVDGTAHLIDAARLLDSPPLLLFASSAAVYGSRNPHRYPEPITPDTPVAPIDQYGTDKVLGEALITGSGLPHAVLRLGGVISPVGAGRLDGDYLSLMRATPTDNRIHAVDARDAALAFANAVDRSSAVAGRTLLIAGNASYRHQQQDLSDDIAAATGLGRLGPRAGLPGDPADDRGWSFTGWFDTTESQALLDFQQHDWPDTVAWVAGASGQLPRIIGPALRPAILVFLRVQRRLERRGRYADPWTFLARRYGPEILASEAPLQ, encoded by the coding sequence ATGAGCACCGTCCTCGTCACCGGCGCCTTCGGCCAGATCGGCGCGCTCTGCACCGAACTGCTGCTCGCTCGCGGGCACACCGTGGTCGGCATGGACCTCCGCACCGACGCCACCGAAACCGCCGCCGCCCGGCTCGGCGGTGCCCTGATCCCGTCCTTCGTCGACCTGCTCGACCGCGACGCCGTGCACGCCGTCGTCGCCGAACACCGGCCGTCCGCGATCGTGCACCTGGCCGCCGTCTACTCCCCGATCTCCTATCGAGCGCCCGCCCGCGCCCGCAGGGTCAACGTGGACGGCACCGCGCACCTCATCGATGCGGCCCGGCTGCTCGATTCGCCCCCGCTGCTGCTCTTCGCCTCCAGCGCCGCCGTCTACGGCTCCCGCAACCCGCACCGCTATCCGGAGCCGATCACCCCCGACACCCCGGTCGCCCCGATCGATCAGTACGGCACCGACAAGGTGCTCGGCGAGGCCCTGATCACCGGCAGTGGCCTGCCGCACGCCGTCCTGCGCCTCGGCGGGGTCATCTCCCCGGTCGGCGCCGGACGTCTCGACGGCGACTACCTCTCGCTCATGCGCGCCACCCCCACCGACAACCGCATCCACGCCGTCGACGCCCGCGACGCCGCCCTCGCCTTCGCCAACGCCGTCGACCGCAGTTCCGCTGTCGCGGGCCGGACGCTGCTGATCGCGGGCAACGCGAGCTACCGGCACCAGCAACAGGACCTGAGCGACGACATCGCCGCCGCGACCGGCCTCGGCCGCCTCGGCCCGCGCGCCGGACTCCCCGGCGACCCCGCCGACGACCGCGGCTGGAGCTTCACGGGCTGGTTCGACACCACCGAATCCCAGGCGCTACTCGATTTCCAGCAGCACGACTGGCCCGACACCGTCGCCTGGGTCGCCGGAGCGAGCGGGCAGCTCCCGCGCATCATCGGCCCCGCCCTGCGCCCGGCCATCCTCGTCTTCCTCCGGGTGCAGCGCCGCCTCGAACGCCGCGGCCGCTACGCCGACCCGTGGACCTTCCTCGCCCGCCGCTACGGCCCCGAAATCCTGGCATCCGAAGCACCGTTGCAGTGA
- a CDS encoding group II truncated hemoglobin gives MSEIPTLYEWAGGRPAIERMIGHFYDRVERDELLGPLFPGGVTVAHREHVTTWWSEVFGGPAAYTEHRGGYATMLAHHRNLGITPDQRFRFASLMSLAADDASLPDDPEFRAALVGYLEWGTRLALHNSQPGAEVMEQAPVPHWGWGVAPPYQP, from the coding sequence GTGAGCGAAATTCCGACGCTGTACGAGTGGGCGGGCGGCAGGCCCGCCATCGAACGCATGATCGGCCACTTCTACGACCGGGTGGAGCGCGACGAGCTCCTCGGCCCGCTGTTCCCCGGCGGGGTCACCGTCGCGCACCGCGAGCACGTCACCACCTGGTGGAGTGAGGTTTTCGGCGGTCCGGCCGCGTACACCGAGCACCGCGGTGGTTACGCGACCATGCTGGCGCACCACCGGAACCTCGGCATCACCCCCGACCAGCGCTTCCGCTTCGCCTCGCTGATGAGCCTGGCCGCCGACGATGCCTCGCTGCCCGACGACCCGGAGTTCCGGGCCGCGCTCGTCGGCTACCTCGAATGGGGAACCCGCTTGGCACTGCACAATTCGCAGCCCGGGGCCGAGGTGATGGAGCAGGCACCGGTTCCGCACTGGGGTTGGGGAGTGGCCCCGCCCTACCAGCCCTGA
- a CDS encoding DUF1214 domain-containing protein encodes MSSTAVGSANTGFSGGFPDPETARKARADADLSRALIAYRFWYPTVSVEGIFNGNRELGLADNEAIGIAAAGPRQVGFTLNSDTPYGAAVLDIEAGPLVIEMPAGPYIGLVDDHHQQWVTDLGIPGPDAGHGGTYLIAPTGYTGPVPDGAHLAHAESHTLLLALRALPLRGDLAAALELLRAIRVYPLDAPDRVLRYVDTTAEAMDSTCLRWEDNLEYWRVLHRILDSEPAVPAFAPMYGLLADLGIGKGSTFDPDERMTALLTEAARRGRDQLLVSAFAGTRPDSVAWPDRAWEWVALVADNGNFTTPAGLDLEARDRWFAQAIIASPAMFRRAPGSGSLYWLAARDDTGSWLDGAASYTLDLPRPVPEKLFWSVTVYDAATRSQVQAPSDVAALRSLLELRELPDDGPVRLHFGPTPPPDADNRWLQTVPGRGWFAYLRIYGPEQAAFDGTWRPGDFIRTG; translated from the coding sequence ATGTCCTCGACGGCGGTCGGCTCCGCGAACACCGGTTTCTCCGGAGGGTTCCCCGACCCGGAGACGGCGCGGAAGGCGCGTGCGGACGCCGATCTGTCGCGCGCGCTCATCGCCTACCGATTCTGGTACCCGACCGTGTCCGTGGAGGGCATCTTCAACGGCAACCGGGAGCTGGGGCTGGCCGACAACGAGGCGATCGGGATCGCGGCCGCCGGTCCGCGCCAAGTGGGGTTCACCCTCAACTCCGACACCCCCTACGGCGCGGCGGTGCTCGATATCGAAGCGGGTCCGCTGGTGATCGAGATGCCGGCGGGGCCGTATATCGGGCTGGTCGACGACCACCACCAGCAGTGGGTCACCGATCTCGGGATCCCCGGCCCGGACGCCGGGCACGGCGGCACCTACCTGATCGCCCCCACCGGCTACACCGGCCCGGTCCCCGACGGCGCCCACCTGGCGCACGCCGAGTCGCACACCCTGCTGCTGGCGCTCCGCGCGCTGCCGCTGCGCGGAGATCTCGCCGCGGCGCTGGAGTTGCTGCGGGCCATCCGGGTGTATCCGCTCGATGCCCCGGACCGGGTGCTGCGCTACGTCGACACCACCGCCGAGGCGATGGACAGCACGTGCCTGCGCTGGGAGGACAACCTGGAGTACTGGCGGGTCCTGCACCGCATCCTCGACAGCGAACCCGCCGTGCCGGCCTTCGCCCCCATGTACGGCCTGCTCGCCGATCTCGGCATCGGCAAGGGAAGCACCTTCGACCCGGACGAGCGGATGACGGCGCTCCTCACCGAGGCGGCCCGCCGCGGCCGCGATCAACTGCTGGTCTCCGCCTTCGCCGGCACCCGCCCGGACAGCGTCGCCTGGCCCGACCGCGCCTGGGAGTGGGTCGCCCTGGTCGCCGACAACGGCAACTTCACCACCCCGGCCGGGCTGGACCTGGAGGCACGCGACCGCTGGTTCGCCCAGGCGATCATCGCCTCACCCGCGATGTTCCGGCGCGCACCCGGCAGCGGTTCGCTGTACTGGCTGGCTGCCCGCGACGACACCGGCAGCTGGCTCGACGGCGCCGCCTCCTACACCCTCGACCTGCCTCGCCCGGTGCCGGAAAAGCTGTTCTGGTCGGTCACCGTCTACGACGCCGCGACCCGCTCCCAGGTCCAGGCTCCGAGCGATGTCGCCGCACTGCGCTCGCTCCTCGAGCTCCGCGAACTGCCCGACGACGGCCCGGTGCGGCTGCACTTCGGCCCGACCCCGCCACCGGATGCCGATAACCGCTGGCTGCAGACGGTTCCGGGCCGCGGTTGGTTCGCCTACCTCCGCATCTACGGCCCCGAGCAGGCCGCCTTCGACGGGACGTGGCGGCCGGGCGACTTCATCCGGACCGGATAG
- a CDS encoding DUF1269 domain-containing protein — protein MAASLTVWKFPSADGADQAIGTLEELQREKLISVHDGAIVTWPEGAKKPKTHQLNSLTGAGALGGAFWGLLFGLLFFVPLLGVAVGAGIGALTGALTDVGIDDGFIARAKEKITPGTSALFVLTSDATLDRVHERFAGQRAELLSTNLSHEQEAKLREVFAA, from the coding sequence GTGGCTGCGAGTTTGACGGTGTGGAAGTTCCCCTCGGCCGACGGCGCCGATCAGGCGATCGGGACGCTGGAGGAGTTGCAGCGCGAGAAGCTGATCTCGGTGCACGACGGGGCGATCGTGACGTGGCCGGAGGGGGCGAAGAAGCCCAAGACCCATCAGCTGAACTCACTGACCGGCGCCGGGGCGCTCGGCGGCGCGTTCTGGGGGCTGCTGTTCGGGCTGCTGTTCTTCGTCCCGCTGCTGGGGGTGGCGGTGGGCGCCGGGATCGGCGCGCTCACCGGCGCGCTGACCGACGTCGGGATCGACGACGGCTTCATCGCCAGGGCGAAGGAGAAGATCACCCCCGGCACCTCGGCGCTGTTCGTGCTGACCTCCGACGCCACCCTGGACCGGGTGCACGAGCGGTTCGCCGGCCAGCGGGCCGAGCTGCTCTCGACCAACCTGTCGCACGAGCAGGAAGCCAAATTGCGCGAGGTCTTCGCCGCCTGA
- a CDS encoding DUF7144 family membrane protein, with translation MTSTSVGTDHRLRQEVAAGTSIAASLLLLTVGALSLLEGVSAVGRDEIFVPGPDYVYGWDLTEWGWVHIVLGVLLVIASLGLVSGAGWARFVAIVIAAASIVGNFLWLPWYPWWAVAMIALNVVVIWGVTTWQPGRR, from the coding sequence ATGACAAGCACGAGCGTTGGGACCGATCACCGGCTGCGACAGGAGGTGGCGGCGGGCACCTCGATCGCGGCCTCGCTACTGCTGCTCACGGTGGGAGCGCTGTCGCTCCTCGAAGGCGTCTCCGCGGTGGGGCGCGACGAGATCTTCGTCCCGGGACCGGATTACGTGTACGGCTGGGACCTCACCGAGTGGGGCTGGGTGCACATCGTGCTCGGCGTGCTGCTGGTGATCGCCTCGCTCGGGCTGGTCAGCGGCGCGGGGTGGGCGCGGTTCGTCGCGATCGTGATCGCGGCCGCCTCGATCGTCGGGAACTTCCTGTGGCTGCCCTGGTACCCGTGGTGGGCGGTGGCGATGATCGCCCTGAACGTGGTGGTGATCTGGGGCGTCACCACCTGGCAGCCGGGCCGTCGATGA